One Halichondria panicea chromosome 6, odHalPani1.1, whole genome shotgun sequence genomic window carries:
- the LOC135337489 gene encoding delta-like protein A: protein MLLRMSVLVLCMSCLCLWLGKLSVLVSADYVVQVKMVSYSHPSNTLPGGRRCCDSPWEFNSVVPCNEGERCDTYFIYCLRPHASTATPCPSNEPGCTAVSNYIVDGADIDFTQPTVLGLSNPFNLTGISTAWEGAQLYIQVLDFDTYSSYDTIVRYRFNLNPSVSVGSTSTLYISASSTATARFSATVLCAPFYIGSSCDIFDYYHCESICRELCVDEIDSFTCNCNHPYFGANCEHQNFCYNRICNERGTCTNNLDSYTCVCNAGYTGVDCEDIDECEGQSCSGNGLCMDEVNSYTCVCNAGYTGADCEVDIDECLLMETVCSGHGNCSQGIATFTCSCDLGYTGQNCETDIDDCVNRNCSGNRVCVDGVNSFSCECVSGFTGKMCNTAGGGPEGITLIGGVVGGLLVLMLILLLLIVVVVVCVRIAHDQGKTIQDTQLQAGDNPVYGIPENRTNTITSETAEFDNPIYGSRESFNDVELVNPIYGDADFEDVPSELAPAISDYETPVVRRAHDQGKTNQDTQLQGDTISYIPGDTKDVPYELAPAVSDYETPI from the exons atgctgctgagaatgagtgtccttgtattgtgtatgagCTGCCTGTGTCTATGGCTGGGGAAG CTCAGTGTACTGGTGTCTGCAGACTATGTGGTGCAAGTGAAGATGGTCTCCTACAGTCATCCATCCAACACACTCCCTGGTGGCCGGCGATGTTGTGATTCACCATGGGAATTCAACAGTGTAGTACCATGTAACGAAGGGGAACGCTGTGACACCTACTTCATCTACTGCCTGAGGCCACATGCCAGTACTGCTACACCTTGTCCCAGTAATGAGCCCGGATGTACTGCAGTCAGTAACTATATCGTGGATGGGGCAGACATTGATTTCACACAACCTACTGTACTAGGACTCTCCAATCCATTCAATCTGACTGGAATATCGACAGCCTGGGAG GGAGCTCAGCTTTACATACAAGTGCTTGATTTTGATACCTATTCATCATATGATACTATTGTAAGGTATCGATTTAATCTGAATCCCTCCGTGTCAGTGGGATCAACAAGTACACTATATATATCTGCCTCAAGTACCGCTACTGCAAGATTTAGTgctactgtgttgtgtgctccTTTCTACATTGGAAGCAGTTGTGATATCTTTGATTACTATCACTGTGAGTCCATATGCAGAGAACTGTGTGTGGATGAAATAGACAGTTTCACTTGCAACTGTAACCATCCTTACTTTGGTGCAAACTGCGAGCATCAAAACTTTTGCTACAACAGAATTTGCAACGAAAGAGGAACATGTACTAATAACCTTGATTCCTACACCTGTGTCTGCAATGCTGGCTATACTGGTGTTGATTGTGAAGACATTGATGAATGTGAGGGGCAGAGCTGCAGTGGAAATGGTTTGTGTATGGATGAGGTCAACTCTTACACCTGTGTCTGCAATGCTGGCTATAC tggtgctgattgtgaggtggatattgatgagtgcttGCTAATGGAGACAGTGTGCAGTGGCCATGGTAACTGCTCTCAAGGAATAGCCACTTTCACCTGCTCATGTGATCTTGGCTACACTGGACAGAATTGTGAGACCgacattgatgattgtgtgaataggaactgcagtggaaaccgtgtgtgtgtggatggtgtcaACTCGTTcagttgtgagtgtgtgtctgGCTTCACTGGAAAGATGTGCAACACTGCAG GAGGTGGTCCAGAGGGTATCACTCTGATAGGAGGAGTGGTGGGAGGTCTCCTAGTGCTGATGCTGATACTCCTGCTCCTGATAGTGGtcgtggtggtgtgtgtacgCATAGCTCATGATCAGGGGAAGACCATTCAAGACACTCAGTTGCAGG CTGGAGACAACCCAGTGTATGGGATTCCTGAGAACAGAACAAACACCATCACTTCGGAAACAGCAGAGTTTGACAACCCAATATATGGAAGCCGAGAATCATTCAACGATGTAGAACTGGTCAATCCAATTTATGGAGATGCAGATTTCGAAGATGTACCTTCTGAATTGGCCCCTGCAATATCAGACTATGAGACACCTGTAGTACGCAGAGCTCATGATCAGGGGAAGACCAATCAAGACACTCAGTTGCAAG GAGACACCATTTCCTATATTCCTGGAGACACCAAAGATGTACCTTATGAATTGGCCCCTGCAGTATCAGACTATGAGACACCTATATAG